In Acidobacteriota bacterium, the genomic stretch CGGCGTGCGACACGTGGCGATGGAGGTCTCGTCGCACGGCCTGGTGCTCCATCGGGTCGACGGCCTGCTCTTCAAGGCCGCGGCCTTCACCAATCTCTCGCCCGATCATCTGGATTTCCACCGCGACCTCGATGACTACAGGGAGGCCAAGGCGGCACTGTTCGAAAAACACCTCGAGGCCGACGGAACGGCGGTCATCAACACCGACGATCCGCATGGGCGCATCCTGTACGACCGCATCTCCGATGACCGGCGGCTGTCGTTCGGTCTCGGCTCCGGGGTGGACGTCACCGCGGAGGAGATCCAGCTGGCACCGGATGCATCCACCTTCGAGCTGGAGACGCCGGGCTGGAGCAGGCAGCTGCGCTGCCCGCACGTCGGCGAGTACAACCTCCGCAACATGCTCGGTGCGGCGGGAATGGCGCTCGCGCTCGGCCTTCCGGAGGATGCCATCGTCAACGGTCTCGAGGCGGACACAGCCGTGCCGGGCAGGCTGGAACCGATCGAAAACTCGAGGGGCGCGCGCATCCTGGTCGATTTCGCCCATACGCCCGACGGCCTCCTGCAGGTCCTGAAGAGCCTGTCCGCGCTGCCGCACCGTCGGATCATCACGGTCTTCGGCTGTGGCGGAGACCGTGACCGGGCGAAGAGGCCGCAGATGGGTGGCATCGCCCGGCGCTACAGCGATCTGGCCATCCTGACCTCGGACAACCCCCGTACCGAGGATCCGATGAAGATCATCGAGGAGGTGGTCGGCGGGATGGACGAGGGGGACGGCTCGTACGAGATCGAGCCGGATCGCCGTACGGCCATCGCGAGGGCGCTGGCGCTCGTCGGCGAGGGTGATTTCCTGCTGGTCGCGGGCAAAGGGCACGAGACCATGCAGATCCTGGGCGTGGAGCTCCACCATTTCGACGATCGGGCGGTGGTCAGGGAGCTCCTGGCCGAGATGGAGGGGGA encodes the following:
- a CDS encoding UDP-N-acetylmuramoyl-L-alanyl-D-glutamate--2,6-diaminopimelate ligase, yielding MTVEIQRILNEIEVLEVSGVLPTHAEALAYDSRKVVPGTCFVALRGTRTDGHRFLDAAETAGAAMAVVEEIPEDLMMPCVRVRDTLATMPLLAAEFYGHPARDLTLAAFTGTNGKTSSTFFLEAIWEAAGIPAAVIGTIQYRWPAQAHKASLTTPLALDLQGLLHEIRKDGVRHVAMEVSSHGLVLHRVDGLLFKAAAFTNLSPDHLDFHRDLDDYREAKAALFEKHLEADGTAVINTDDPHGRILYDRISDDRRLSFGLGSGVDVTAEEIQLAPDASTFELETPGWSRQLRCPHVGEYNLRNMLGAAGMALALGLPEDAIVNGLEADTAVPGRLEPIENSRGARILVDFAHTPDGLLQVLKSLSALPHRRIITVFGCGGDRDRAKRPQMGGIARRYSDLAILTSDNPRTEDPMKIIEEVVGGMDEGDGSYEIEPDRRTAIARALALVGEGDFLLVAGKGHETMQILGVELHHFDDRAVVRELLAEMEG